From the genome of Meriones unguiculatus strain TT.TT164.6M chromosome 17, Bangor_MerUng_6.1, whole genome shotgun sequence:
ATTCACAGACAACTGCACGATTGTAAACCAGGAAGCACAGGAATGCATGAAGGGTGACACTGCTGGGCACCACACCTTGTACTGAGGGTATATAAGCCCAGCCCTCCTCAGGGTGACATTCAAACTCAGGCTCTCCCTGTTACATCCAGCTGAGCTCACTCACATCTCCACTCAACATGGCCTACAGCTGCTGCTCTGGAAACTACTCCTCCCGCTCCTTTAGGCGCTGCCTGCCCTCCTCAGGATCCTCCTGTGGCTCTTCCTACCCCAGCAACCTGGTCTACACCACCACCAGCTGCTCTCCCAGCACCTGCCAGCTGGGCTCCTCTCTCAGCAGGGGCTGTCAGGAGACCTGCTTTGAGCCCACCAGCTGCCAGAGGTCCTGTGTAGTGTCCAGGCCCTGCCAGATGCCCTGCTACTACCCCAGGAGCTGCACACCCTGCAGTCCCTGCCAGGGGACATATTCTGGGTCTCTGGGCTTTGGGTCCAGCAGCTGCTGTTCCCTAGGCTATGGATCTAGAAGCTGCTACTCCAGGGGCTGTGGATCCAGTGGCTTCAGATCTCTGAATTGTGGAGTGTCTGGCTTCCCTTCCCTCAGTTATGGGTCCAGATATTGCTACCCAAGCTTCTTCTCTTCCCGTTCCTGCCAACCTTGTTACAGACCAATCTGTGGATCAGGCCTCTATGGATTCAGCTGTTAAGTCTTTATGCTCTCATTTGTCAATgtctgtgctattttttttcctacttaaaCTTACCAATTTTCCTTCATCCTTCTATTAATAGCTCCTTTATTCTCTAAAATCCAGCAGATTCTGAGATTAGTGGGTAACCCAAAATTATGCTTTACTCTGTAATGTTGATATATTCAGATGCTATTTGCTTTCTATCCTGGaacatttgaaaaatgaaaaaaaaatttatctaATAAACTTGTGCAACCTGATCTTTCCTGTATTGT
Proteins encoded in this window:
- the LOC132648802 gene encoding keratin-associated protein 13-1-like; protein product: MAYSCCSGNYSSRSFRRCLPSSGSSCGSSYPSNLVYTTTSCSPSTCQLGSSLSRGCQETCFEPTSCQRSCVVSRPCQMPCYYPRSCTPCSPCQGTYSGSLGFGSSSCCSLGYGSRSCYSRGCGSSGFRSLNCGVSGFPSLSYGSRYCYPSFFSSRSCQPCYRPICGSGLYGFSC